GTTCAACACGGGAGCAATCACACTAATAACGGAAGTACTATGACGGTGAGCAATGATGTTGCTCGGGAAAAGGATTCATTGAAGGTTGTTGTGCCAACTTTGGACAGTCTTGGAGATGCTGAAGACTTCTTCGACCCACAGGATTCTTTGAGCGTTGCGAGTAACACAGATGGAGAGGACAATGGCTATGAACGTTCAGCCAAGTTTTGTACTCCTATGGGGGAATTTTATGATGCTTGGGAAGGTAATCATTATTCTATGCATAGAAAATGTTATTCAGTTATACCTTTTGATTgcataatttcattttacatATTGTTCTTGTCACTATCATGAATATCGCCACTATCATCAATAAGCAAACCCTTAGGGTTGTTATCCGGAAACTTGTTCAGAAATACTGTAATGAAAGGAAGATAGGAGTTTATCGCTAGGTATTTGATCAGATAGGATCGTCCAGTTCCTATAGAACCTATCACTAAAATACCCCTACGGGGGGTAGGGCTAAGCGGAGCGAAAAGGGGTTTCCATGAGATGGGAAATTCAATAGTAAATTTGTCTGTGAATAACTTCCATAAAATATGATTGTCAACTTGAAGTCAACTTCAATATCTTATGACTTCGTTTCTTGTCTGCAGAGATGTCCTCTGATGGTTTGCCACATCCTTCTATTTCTGTTATTGAAGCTGAATTGCGTGAAATGAGACTATCCCTATTGATGGAACTAGAGAAACGAAAGCAGGCTGAGGAAGCACTGGACAATTTGCGGGGCCAGTGGCAGAGGCTTAGAGAACATCTTTCGCTTGTAGGATTGACCCTTCCTTCAGATCCCACAGTAGCCACAAATGGGAATCACCCTGCTGAAGAATTGTGCCAACAAGTTAATATTGCTAGGTTCGTGTCGGGTTCTATTGGAAGGGGTATAGCAAGGGCAGAGGTGGAGACTGAGATGGAGGCACAGCTTGAAGCTAAGAATTTTGAGATTGCTCGATTGTTGGACCGGCTCCATTACTACGAGGCAGTGAATCATGAGATGTCCCAGAGGAATCAAGAGGCTGTAGGTAAGAATCTGTTAACCTCGACTTTTATTCTTCTATTCTGATCTCTCAATGTTGATGATTTTGAGTGAACAGATCATTAAGTGTTGTTGTCTACTGTAGAACAATTCGATATGATTATTCTGATCCACTGTTATTGATGAATCTTGAAGGAATATAACAGGATAGTATTTGTATGTAaatctgttttctttttcatttccatgGATCCTAGTGCCCATCCAATATGGGTTTCTTGTCCAATTGGTCTGGGTTGTCAAAACTGCGCACGTTGTAGAACGGGAATCCTTTAGATCCATTGGTTTTCTATGCATCCTATAGTCCGACCCGATTTCGTCTTGGTGCTTTTTCTTGCATAAGTTGTCATATGATCCCTTTTTGGTTTAGTTCTCTGTTGCTGTTGCTTATGTGTTGTTGAATCTCTGTGTTATTAGCTAAGCTTTGCCTCTACCTATTTGCTTTCCAGACTTGGCACGGCGTGAGAGGctgagaaggaaaaggagactGAGATGGATGTGGGGTTCGGTTGCCACCGCAATCACACTCGGCACTGCAGTCTTAGCTTGGTCGTACCTCCCATCAGGAAAAGATTCGTCATCCATGAACGATTCGAAGGCCACCGAGCATGATGATGCAACAGATTGATAATTGCTGACACAAGGAAGTAGTTTATGTAACCGTGTTatagaaggaaaaatgaaaagggagGCATACATCAATTACATGTGGTATAATGTTGATATCAAACGTTGCTTTTGTCAGAGGTATTCACATGCCGAAAGGTAAAGTTGTTATAAATCATCGGGTCTTATGATGATTAAAGGTGAAAGAAATGGGTTGATTGTTgagatatatattttgttttttccagATCTAACAGGGTTATATATAACACCTGAAATTTTTGGCAAGATATACACTCCGTTTACTGCTAACTGTAATGGAATACTGCGTTGAgcatcaaataattatttgcgGACAAGAGTTGGAACTCTGTGATGAACTCTTTCTGAATGAATAATGCCTGTTTTCATCCTTCCATTATAGCTGTTGTGAGCGGTGAGAACCATAATTTCTTGTGTTATGAATAAGCTTTCAATGTTTGCAGTTTGATGCCGTAAATGAGAGTTTTGTTGAGTTCTAATCTGTTAGGTCAGACATCGCGCGATGTCCTTGGCCTCaagaggggtagattgtgagatgaCACATTAGGTGATGGTGATGTGTTAGTGGAcctcaagaggggtggattgtgagatgaCACAGGCGATGTGTTATGATGTTGGGCCTTGAAatgagtggattgtgaaatgACATATTAGGCGATGTATCAGTTGGGCCTCGAGAGGGTATGTGtcaggacgttgggcctcgagaggggtggattgtgagatgaCGCATTAGGCGATATGCCAGTGAAGACACCGAGTCCCAAGAGGGGTGTGGAGACTTATCTCGTGTGTTTTGAAACCAAAGCTAAAATATGACAATAGAAACTAAAGCTCAACTATGAAACTATTTGCTAACGGTGTGCTTGAGTTGTTATGAAACTATTTGCTAACGGTGTGCTTGAGTTGTTATGGTAATCTCCATATTGTCCGATCagaattccaaaaataaaaacaacccagatttaaaaaaagaaaaaaaaaaaaaaaaaaaacatggtaaatcaatttttatttatggtttCTACGATATTTAATCTCAATTATGCTAAGAACTTGGGCTTGACAGAaaggcccaagcccaagcccaagcccaaaagAAGAAAGTAGGCAGGATAAGGATACGGTTGGGATTGGTGGGAAAGTAGATCACACTCACACCTGTCTTCTTCCGTAGATTGCGCCGACGATTTGCCATCTAGCCCTAAAGTTTCTCCATTTCACGTTTCACACCACTCAACTTTCATTAATTTCTCAAACCCCCCATCAACACCTTTTCACCTACAACCACAGTAATAATCCAAATCCATCATTATTCATCATTTTACTCTCAGCATCACCATGATTAGCATCATAATTCCTGTTTAGCATATACCATAATCACATAATGCACCAGATCAAAGCTCAAACAATACCTGTTGGAACTCATGTGGGTATGCccattttcaagaaaaactcCAAATGGGAGCTGCCTTTTTTGTCGGTAGGAGAATCAGGGACTTAATTAGGATCGAATTCAAGTTCTAACCATGCTAAATGCCGCAATTAATGCATAATCTTTAGCTTTAAAAGAGCTTCCACTAAGATTCTTCTACTGTGGGGCTCATCAAAAAGCAACCTTCCACTCCCATTTATGCTCAGAAAGTAGCCGAAGCCCTTCCACACCCATTGATAGAATCAGAAGAACAGACATGAAGCTTTGGGCTTTGGCTCTGTTATTGCCTATTTTGGTTCATGGTGTTGCAGGAGATGGTTTTGTCAGAACTGGGGGAGCTCGTTTTCTGCTGAATGGTAGTCCTTACTATGCAAACGGCTTCAATGCCTACTGGTTAATGTATGTCGCCTCCGACCCATCTCAGAGGTCGAAGGTCTCCGCCGTGTTTCGTGAAGCCTCAAGCCATGGCCTTACGGTTGCCAGAACTTGGGCTTTCAGCGATGGTGGGTATAGACCTCTTCAATATGCTCCTGGCAACTACAATGAACAAATGTTTCAGGTATGTTTCAGGATTCAGACAgttttatgttcttttcttGGTTTGATTTATGTTGTTCTTCCACAGGGGTTGGATTTTGTTGTAGCTGAGGCCAGGAGGTTTGGAATCAAGCTGATATTGAGCTTGGTTAACAACTATGAGAACTTCGGAGGGAAAAAACAGTATGTAAATTGGGCAAGAAGTAAGGGACAGTACCTGAATTCTGATGATGATTTCTTCAGGAATCCTGTCGTGAAGGGATTCTACAAAAACCATGTCAGGGTGAGTGAAATTTCCTCTGCTCTTTCGTTTCttcataaaagaaagaacagaagCAGAAGCTCATTTCATGTTTGTTCAGACCGTTCTTTACAGATACAACAGATTTAGTAGAATTCATTACAAGGATGATCCAACAATTATGGCATGGGAGCTTATGAATGAGCCTAGATGCACATCAGACCCATCTGGAAGAACAATCCAAGTGAGTTCTGGTTTTCCCCTTCATGGATCTGAGTTATCAGAAAAAGGTTCATTCAAGCTCAATCGCTATCATTATCCAAGAATTTATAATGCTCTATCCATCCGTaacggtgtggaaaactcgattggagaagagcgaagcattctttataagggtgtggaaacctctcccacgttggttggagatgagaacgaaacattccgtataagggtgtggaaacctcttcctaatagacgcgttttaaaactggtacgtaacgggccaaagtggacaatattcgCTAGCGGTcaacttgggctgttacaaatagtatcagagctagacaccgagcggtgtgccagcaaggacgctaggcctccaagaggggtggattgtgagatcttacatcggttggagaaggaaacggagccctttcttataagggtgtggaaacctctccctaccagatgctgttacaaatggtatcagagccagacagcgaggacgctaggcctccaagaggggtggattgtgagatcttacatcggttggagaggggaacggagccttccttataagggtgtggaagcctctccctagcagacactgttacaaatggtattagagttagacagcgcagcgaggacgctaagcctccaaggggggtggattgtgagatcttacatcgattggagaggggagcacattccttataagagtgtggaaacctctccatagcaaACACTGTTACAAATGGGCTCCCAAAGGGGGgcaaattgtgagatctcacatcggttggagaggggaacaaaacattccttataaggatgtggaaacctctcactagccGACAGTATCGAGCCAAAGCATAtcatatctgttagcggtagacttgagtTATTTCAATAAGTTCATTTAATGAATCCTAAAGCTTACACTGTTGGTTTAAATGTAGGCTTGGATCATGGAAATGGCTTCCTTTGTGAAATCCATTGACAGAAACCACTTGCTAGAAGCAGGTTTAGAAGGGTTCTATGGACACTCATCACCTCAAAGAATGAGACTGAACCCAGGCTTTAACATTGGGACAGACTTCATTGCAAACAACAGAATCCTAGGCATTGATTTTGCTACTCTTCATTCCTATCCAGATCAATGGTAAGAACTCACAACTTTCAAAACCAATCCATGTCAGTtctcacaaaattttaaacccAAATTCAAATCCACAGGTTATCAAGCTCAAATCAACAATACCAGCTATCATTCTTAAACAATTGGATATCAACCCACATACAAGATGCACAATACATACTACACAAGCCAATTCTCCTCACAGAATTTGGCAAATCATGGAAGGTTCCAGGTTTCAGCACAAAAGGAAGAGATGTTCTATTCAATACCGTATACTCCAAAATATACTCATCTGCGAGAAGTGGTGGCGCCGCCGCTGGAGGCCTCTTCTGGCAGCTATTGACCGAAGGAATGGATTCTTTTCGCGATGGATATGAGATTATCCTGAGCCAAAACCCTTCAACGGCGAACGTGATAACCCAACAATCCCGCAGGCTGTATCAAATTAGAAGGATCTTCGCTAGAATGAGAAACATCCAGAGATTGAAGAAGGCTAGGGCTGCAAGGGGCAAACCAAttggaaattgaagaaacttgTTCTTTTGTTGGAGAGAGTGAGTCATTGGTAAGTCTCCCAAGAGCTTATACTCATAATAGAcaatcataccattatggaaaGTCATGATTAGATGTCGTCTATGACCCTGATGCTAACAAAAATGCACGCAATTGAACATCAAAATGAAGTTTGAGTTAACTAGAGGCTTCTCGAGTTCTCGAAAGCTAATTCTAGTGTAgacaacattgtctttgttaTTCTAATCGTCTCCTCTGCTCCACCGATAAGGTGTCCGACCGATGTTCGGGGaaagaaaatctctcaaatgGGCCTATAGGAGGTTGAGGCGTCTGAAATTGGGCTACCCATCCAAACTCAAACAATATGTTTTAGGCCCATCAAGTtcgaatttaaaattatatatatatatatatatatatatatatatatatatatattttaaatatagcctgacaaaacaaataattccttttaaaatataaggatGTTATCTCTGTtacatttaacattttaaagaagaaaaatagtcTCGAAAAATGGATCATTCATATTTCCacttgtttataaaaaaaattatataaattatgacccaaaaaaaaaaaatagttatgaaCGGAAATAATCTCGAGTCAAATTGAATTAAACTAAGTTAGTTAGAGACCATGTGTGAATGCCGTCTTtgtttgtattaaaaaaaacaaaaatattaaagatgTTTGTGGATAGGTAAGTtcgtaataattaaatttggtcTATTCGACTATTTCAAAATAGTGGTACCACCTTTGTTAATCCAAACTCAAACTCAAACCATATATTTTAAGCTGATCAAGTTTGTGaatgagaatttaaaaattgtaattttttttaaatatatatgacGACAAATAattccttttaaaatataaagatatatCTCTGTCACCTATTTTAAACCTTTAAAATGTAGGTTTAGATGAGATacttccatttatttattaaaatatttatataaaattatgacaaaaaaaaaagttatgaaaCCGATCtaatgtcacggtcatgctcgtccaaggcgtgttgcccatagccgcatgcccatgacaagcccaacTCTTTatatcttttcatattctagtgtttacttttgtatttatagGAAATATAACGTTTCataaatatcatgtctaggcctatCAGACATCAAATGCCTCAGGATATACTATAGGgcgatacgactagttgtcaacttttccctacccaaggttatagccgtttaacgtctctttcaaaaatctctctatgCCTTcgctttctaaaaccttctcttaaaactgAGGTCAGAGGCTGAGCATATGTCgtttggccgtaggcgacgtaagaacgaattggcttagctcacttgtagttggaaagtgagtgttgCACAATTGCAAATTCACTGTGcgattgaattgaattaaagtaaattaaattaaattagttagATACACGTGTGAAGGTGGTCTTTGTTTGTCTtaaaaagacaacaaaatgttaaaaaatgtttgtagATCATAAAGTTcgtaataatttcaaaacagtgttgcattaaaaaaaattgtttaagaatattttcttataaaaattaattgatcattatctttttattatttattattcttataaattaaaaataagatagacgtgttcaattattattcttatttttcgtATTTAAAATGGAgtataaataaacattttactcgtttttaaattattttaaatgtgaggaatacttaattaatttttatcgttttaaattattttacacCTCATGATAAGGTTGTCAGAAAAATGTCAGGTATTttgttcatgaattttttttattaaattataaaaacaaaaataaatcacAACCACATAATTTCCAATGGATCCaaccaatgaaaaaaaaaataaatttaaatcccataaattttaaatttataattaaattagacCTGTAGTCGCTTATTTATTAATcgaagtaaaataaataaaccgttttcaaactaaatattttataatttattgaacaaatcgaaaaatatgattttttttttttaatgattataaaaagaTGTCGGAAAGAATTTAGAGTATggtcaaaatttattttattgtaaagaaaaaatttcatttttagacGTTTTTGAACTATTTGATTCCTTTTGGGTAGGTGTGAAGTCCTCTTACTTTCACACTTGAACTAAATGGATGAGTGCAACCATGAAAGGTAACATCAAACAAAAGctaataaaatatctatacgaattaatttaaaatgaaaaaataaaataaaataattaatatttgtgaTTAATATTCATTCAAGGCCCACTAGAAGTCTTTAAATACGAGCCACTTTCTCCATGCCCAAATCACATCCCATCTCAAAAACGTATTCAATTTGAGAACAATACGAGACCAATGGAAGTGGTTCGAGTACTTCACATGAATGGAGGAGCTGGAGATTTTAGCTACGCTAACAATTCCCTTCTTCAGGTCAGCAATTTTCGAACGCTAATGTTCTATTGAATTGAATGAGGTCGAGATTTTTTTAGATTCGATTTAATTGTTCgagatctaaattttttaactctAATAGCTCCCAACccaaccataattttttttttttttaagttggatGGTTTGAATCCTTCctgtcatttatttaaatttttatttttaataatggtatgataaacaaaaaaaaaattatttttttaaaattaacaataaatttaggtGATGTAAGATCCCAAGTGGTGGACGAAACTGTTAGAAATGAGTCTTCAcactggtatgatattatccactttgtatagaagctctcatggttttgtttcCGGCTTTCCAAAAGGCCTGAtttcaatggagatagtatttctcacttataaactcatcatcttccactaaattaacgaATATGGGACTCATTCCCAATAATACTCAacataaacatttcttacTAGGGATGGAAACCTCTGCTTAATAtcagtgttttaaaactgtgataTGTAACTGGTCAAAGCTGACAATATCCATTGGCGCGGTGGGTATGAGGtgttataaataatatcaaagtcagacactgggcgacttctaagggagtggattaagagatcccacatgggttggagagagtaacgaaacattacttgatatagaaatctctctctaataaacatttttttaaaaacagtTAGGGTGACGGCATAATGgtcaaagttgacaatatctcAACTCGAAAACTCAAACCGTAAAAGTTTCGTTCATTTGAATCAAACTCAAaccatttcaattttgtttgaactAACTCGAGCTAGTTTGGAGCAGTTGAAGGTGATATCAATGACGAGGCCAATTGCAGAGGAAGCCATCAGCAACCTCTACTGCTCCACTTTGGCAACAACATTCACCATAGCTGATTTGGGATGTTCTTCAGGACCAAACACCTTCATGGTAGTTTCCCAGCTCATTAAAACAGTGGAGAACATTCGTAGAAACCTCTGCAACAACCCAATTGAATATCAGGTTTTCTTGAACGACCTACCAGGAAATGACTTCAATGCCATTTTCAAGGCCCTCCCTAGTTTCcatgaaagtttcaaaaggGAGATGGGAGATGATCTTGGGCCTTGTCTCTTTACTGGGGTGCCTGGCTCCTTCTATGGCAGGCTGTTTCCCAGTAGGAGTGTCCATTTTATTCATTCTTCCTACAGCCTTCATTGGCTGTCTAAGGTCCCCGAAGGGTTGGAAGAGAATAAGAGAAACATTTACATGGCTGAAACAAGCCCTGCCAGTGTGCTGAAGGCTTACTACGGCCAATTTCAAAAGGATTTTTCGTTGTTTCTTCGATGTCGGGCTGAAGAGTTGGTGGGTGGAGGATGCATGGTTCTGACACTCTTGGGTCGACGCAGCGAAGATCCAACGAGCAAGGAGTGTTGCTATATTTGGGAGCTCTTGGCTATGGCTCTCAATGACATGGTCTCTCAGGTACTTTTCATAACCAAAGGTTGGAATGGAAGAATATGTTCATGTATGAGTATTAATGTTACTTTGATTCATGTATGAGAATTAGTATTGTTTTGAGATGTAAAGTCATtgtcattttatatttgtatagaagcaattaaaagaaattttgttgagaaaCTTTTAAGGTGAGAGTATGAGAGTACTGTACTTACAGTGATTAGCTACCACTTAAATTTTTGTTCGATCTTGCTTCTGCTCTCACTACAACAATTGGATATTAGACCATTTTGATCGTGGCATTATGTTATAACACGAACTTGCACCCAAAAGGGTTTTGATCATTTTTGTGTTTGCATCAACCAATCATAGGGAATCATAGAAGAGGAGAAGCTGGACAGCTTCAACCTTCCCAAGTACATGCCATCGCCAACAGAAATGAGTATCGAGATCGGAAAAGAAGGCTCTTTCATGGTTAATCAAATCCAAGTTTCGAAGGTGGATTGGAATGTGTATAACAACAACGATGAATCCAATGGGTTAAGAGCTGGTGGGTACAACATAGCCAAGTACATGAGGGCAGTGGCTGAGCCAATTCTAGTAAGCCATTTTGGCGAAGCAATTATGGATGAATTATTCATAAGATATGGAGAGATTATCGTGGATCGAATTGCCAAAGAGAAGCTCGAGTTCGTCAACATCACTATTTCTCTCACTAAAATGAAGTGAGAGAAACATGGCAATCTTAGTTTGGAGAAAAATATGTTGTTCTTCTGTTATGTTCGTTAATTACACTTCTACCtttcataattttctatttaatttccaaaataatgAAACAAATATCTTTTTACATTTGGGCCGGCTCATCTTTCTACGGCCCATTTTATATCATTGGGCCGAAACATCTTATTTCCTTCAATCCTTCCAAAGGCCCAATAATTCGAATAATCCaattaatacaattatattttatttatttattccaatatttgtaatattaattacatcataaattttaattcccCAATTCTCTTCGTGTCATCGCGTGACTTTCCACAAGTCTTCTTGCCGTCCAAATCtgcattcaatttttttgtttgaaataaattaaatttttattttttattatcatattgTCGCATAATGACTTTTAAAATCTTCTTACTGTCATTGCCACTTGCCAGCAATATTTTCCATtaaacattttctttattttttctcccCCTGCTGACGTCAATTTAATTATGTCATccaatctttttctttattattattattattacaaaaaatttcGAAATTATCTGTTATTGCAATAAATTATTGCAAATTGAGTCCCCCATGACTTGGTATTTGCTAAGAAGCCCCTAGGAAAGTCAAGTCTTCAGACATTTGATGTAGactataattatttgttttttaaaatgccaatatgtaatttgaataatatgtTGAATTGCGAggacaaatttgaaattttaaatatcaaattataattaattattagagAAATTCTCACTGTAATCATTATTCGGTTACACCGATTTCTGGCCACGATTAGAATATCTATAAGTCATAGCTATAAATGATGATATCGACCTATTAAACTTTCAACCCGACTCAAGTACAAATCAACTCCAAAAGACGACAAAGCGAACACCATGATAGTAGTGGGTTTTGATTGTTACGTCTTTCTGttctatcatatttttttattcttgcaCTCGTTAATGGACCTACAACTCCAAAACTTGTTTCAATTGACCTAATGGCCCACACGGGTTTTAAACGACTTTTTCACAAGTATTACGTTCTCGCTAAACGTTATATTtatttcgaaatttcaaaggGTATTTCGGGTATTTCAAAATCTAACcttgaaaatatttgaatgtctTGGTCATTGGTTAATTATATTTGGTGTTACGTCATTgggcattttaaaaatttgaacacaaATACAGCACAAAAATCAACAAAgtaattcatattttaattaattcgtTAATGCTAATAAGataattgattaaattatgtgataataacttttaattaattaaattgtttttatttatcacttattataattatttggaataatacaacaagaaaatagaagaaaagcattaaaataataattatttagcatttataattattaaactattGAATTTCTTCCATAATTTCAAACGAATTTCGTTGAAAGCTAGCCAATAACATCATTataatttctctattttacaaattaatatgaatattcaaatatttagtTGAAAGATAGCTatcaactttatttatttatttcttctaaaaatattttatttatttatttaatag
This sequence is a window from Cucurbita pepo subsp. pepo cultivar mu-cu-16 chromosome LG19, ASM280686v2, whole genome shotgun sequence. Protein-coding genes within it:
- the LOC111781957 gene encoding salicylate carboxymethyltransferase-like, with product MEVVRVLHMNGGAGDFSYANNSLLQLKVISMTRPIAEEAISNLYCSTLATTFTIADLGCSSGPNTFMVVSQLIKTVENIRRNLCNNPIEYQVFLNDLPGNDFNAIFKALPSFHESFKREMGDDLGPCLFTGVPGSFYGRLFPSRSVHFIHSSYSLHWLSKVPEGLEENKRNIYMAETSPASVLKAYYGQFQKDFSLFLRCRAEELVGGGCMVLTLLGRRSEDPTSKECCYIWELLAMALNDMVSQGIIEEEKLDSFNLPKYMPSPTEMSIEIGKEGSFMVNQIQVSKVDWNVYNNNDESNGLRAGGYNIAKYMRAVAEPILVSHFGEAIMDELFIRYGEIIVDRIAKEKLEFVNITISLTKMK
- the LOC111781879 gene encoding mannan endo-1,4-beta-mannosidase 7-like isoform X1 translates to MKLWALALLLPILVHGVAGDGFVRTGGARFLLNGSPYYANGFNAYWLMYVASDPSQRSKVSAVFREASSHGLTVARTWAFSDGGYRPLQYAPGNYNEQMFQVCFRIQTVLCSFLGLIYVVLPQGLDFVVAEARRFGIKLILSLVNNYENFGGKKQYVNWARSKGQYLNSDDDFFRNPVVKGFYKNHVRTVLYRYNRFSRIHYKDDPTIMAWELMNEPRCTSDPSGRTIQAWIMEMASFVKSIDRNHLLEAGLEGFYGHSSPQRMRLNPGFNIGTDFIANNRILGIDFATLHSYPDQWLSSSNQQYQLSFLNNWISTHIQDAQYILHKPILLTEFGKSWKVPGFSTKGRDVLFNTVYSKIYSSARSGGAAAGGLFWQLLTEGMDSFRDGYEIILSQNPSTANVITQQSRRLYQIRRIFARMRNIQRLKKARAARGKPIGN
- the LOC111780942 gene encoding uncharacterized protein LOC111780942, coding for MPTFTTIALDRLLEPGTSKSVDKPLPKHMPALTFNRAPSTNLERRNSASAAERKVQRPQIKPALYTTPEATPLPDSPSSFPPSPYIVNHKRRGPRLLKSFSEDVVSSHQKMNDNDIGNVNVNVNVNGSDSNDVKLSEGASVTVDLPIPNKDGHRNGLDCATNSNVGQNGSVDGDHGATAVQHGSNHTNNGSTMTVSNDVAREKDSLKVVVPTLDSLGDAEDFFDPQDSLSVASNTDGEDNGYERSAKFCTPMGEFYDAWEEMSSDGLPHPSISVIEAELREMRLSLLMELEKRKQAEEALDNLRGQWQRLREHLSLVGLTLPSDPTVATNGNHPAEELCQQVNIARFVSGSIGRGIARAEVETEMEAQLEAKNFEIARLLDRLHYYEAVNHEMSQRNQEAVDLARRERLRRKRRLRWMWGSVATAITLGTAVLAWSYLPSGKDSSSMNDSKATEHDDATD
- the LOC111781879 gene encoding mannan endo-1,4-beta-mannosidase 7-like isoform X2; translated protein: MKLWALALLLPILVHGVAGDGFVRTGGARFLLNGSPYYANGFNAYWLMYVASDPSQRSKVSAVFREASSHGLTVARTWAFSDGGYRPLQYAPGNYNEQMFQGLDFVVAEARRFGIKLILSLVNNYENFGGKKQYVNWARSKGQYLNSDDDFFRNPVVKGFYKNHVRTVLYRYNRFSRIHYKDDPTIMAWELMNEPRCTSDPSGRTIQAWIMEMASFVKSIDRNHLLEAGLEGFYGHSSPQRMRLNPGFNIGTDFIANNRILGIDFATLHSYPDQWLSSSNQQYQLSFLNNWISTHIQDAQYILHKPILLTEFGKSWKVPGFSTKGRDVLFNTVYSKIYSSARSGGAAAGGLFWQLLTEGMDSFRDGYEIILSQNPSTANVITQQSRRLYQIRRIFARMRNIQRLKKARAARGKPIGN